The Streptococcus pantholopis genome has a segment encoding these proteins:
- a CDS encoding cyclase family protein, which translates to MINLQEALKVFKTARLVDLTHQIDEDSPHFPPLPALAKKDIFTLKDGFHVQQFSVVGQYGTHIDAPIHFVEGGKWLEQIPLEDFLLPLYVIDKSAAVEKNPNYELTKQDVLDFEAEYGRIAEGSFVAFRSDWSKRWPSQELMTNLDDNGAQQSPGWSREAIDFLIHERHIKALGHETLDTDSGKAAAEAGGVLRQEYYLLEQGIFQLEVLAHLDQVPATGSVIFIAFPHWKEATGSPVRALAYVPDSSRK; encoded by the coding sequence ATGATAAATTTGCAAGAAGCACTTAAAGTATTTAAGACTGCAAGACTGGTGGATCTGACCCATCAAATCGATGAGGACAGTCCGCATTTTCCGCCGCTGCCGGCGCTGGCAAAGAAGGATATTTTTACACTGAAAGATGGTTTTCATGTTCAGCAATTTTCTGTTGTTGGTCAGTACGGAACACATATTGATGCGCCGATTCATTTTGTTGAAGGCGGCAAGTGGCTGGAGCAAATTCCTTTGGAAGATTTTTTACTGCCCTTGTATGTTATTGATAAATCAGCTGCTGTTGAAAAAAATCCCAACTATGAGCTGACCAAGCAAGATGTGCTTGATTTTGAAGCAGAATACGGGCGAATTGCAGAGGGAAGTTTTGTGGCTTTTCGCAGTGACTGGTCGAAACGCTGGCCATCTCAGGAATTGATGACAAATCTTGACGATAATGGTGCCCAGCAGTCTCCGGGCTGGTCGCGCGAGGCTATAGATTTTTTGATTCATGAACGCCATATTAAAGCGTTAGGCCATGAGACTCTTGATACAGACAGCGGCAAAGCTGCTGCAGAAGCTGGCGGTGTTTTGCGCCAAGAGTATTATTTATTAGAGCAAGGTATTTTTCAGCTGGAGGTACTGGCCCATCTCGATCAAGTGCCAGCAACAGGTAGTGTCATCTTTATTGCCTTTCCGCACTGGAAAGAGGCAACTGGATCACCTGTTCGTGCTCTGGCCTATGTTCCTGATTCAAGTCGAAAATAA
- a CDS encoding O-acetylhomoserine aminocarboxypropyltransferase/cysteine synthase family protein has product MTRELSFETLQLHAGQTVDSATKSRAVPIYQTTSYVFDSAQAAEDIFALRQPDNIYTRITNPTTAVFEERMTALEGGVGALATASGMAAVTYTALALAHAGDHIVSATTVYGGTFNLLKETLPRYGITTSFVDVADFEAVEGAIQENTKFIIAETLGNPLGNVADLEKLAEIAHNHRIPLVIDNTFATPYLINVFSYGVDISIHSATKFIGGHGTSIGGVIVDSGQFDWEKSGKFPQFVEPDSSYHDISYTRDIGAAAFITAVRTQLLRDTGACLSPFNAFLLTQGLETLSLRVERHVENAKQIADYLEKHPKVTKVNYASLPSSPYYDLAQKYLPKGASSIFTFNVAGGAEAARKVIDSLDIFSNLANVADAKSLVVHPATTTHGQMSEEDLLACGIEPEQIRLSIGLENVNDLIEDLRLALEKI; this is encoded by the coding sequence ATGACAAGAGAACTTAGTTTTGAAACCTTACAGCTCCATGCCGGCCAAACTGTTGATTCGGCAACGAAATCTCGGGCGGTCCCAATTTATCAGACTACCTCTTATGTCTTTGACAGCGCGCAGGCAGCTGAAGATATTTTTGCCCTGCGCCAGCCAGATAATATCTATACACGGATTACCAATCCTACAACTGCAGTTTTTGAAGAAAGAATGACTGCTTTGGAAGGAGGTGTCGGTGCTCTGGCGACTGCTTCGGGTATGGCCGCTGTGACCTATACTGCTCTGGCCTTGGCTCATGCCGGAGATCATATTGTATCTGCTACAACCGTTTACGGCGGGACATTCAACTTACTAAAAGAAACCCTGCCGCGTTATGGGATTACGACAAGTTTTGTCGATGTAGCAGATTTTGAAGCTGTTGAGGGAGCCATTCAAGAAAATACTAAGTTCATCATCGCTGAAACTTTGGGAAATCCTCTGGGGAATGTAGCTGATTTAGAGAAATTAGCGGAAATCGCTCATAACCACCGAATCCCACTGGTGATTGACAATACATTTGCAACGCCTTATTTAATTAATGTTTTTTCTTATGGTGTTGATATTTCAATCCATTCTGCTACTAAATTCATCGGTGGTCATGGGACATCAATCGGCGGTGTTATCGTTGATTCAGGCCAGTTTGACTGGGAAAAATCCGGTAAGTTTCCGCAGTTTGTTGAGCCAGATTCGTCTTACCATGATATCAGCTATACACGGGATATTGGTGCAGCGGCTTTTATCACTGCAGTACGAACCCAATTGCTTCGTGATACCGGGGCTTGTCTGTCTCCTTTTAATGCTTTTCTTTTAACGCAAGGGCTTGAGACCCTTTCCCTTCGTGTCGAGCGCCATGTGGAAAACGCCAAACAAATCGCTGACTATCTTGAAAAACATCCCAAGGTTACCAAGGTTAACTATGCCAGTCTTCCGTCCAGCCCCTATTATGACTTAGCGCAGAAGTATCTGCCAAAAGGAGCGAGTTCCATCTTTACCTTCAATGTCGCAGGAGGGGCGGAAGCTGCTCGCAAAGTTATTGACAGTCTGGATATTTTCTCAAACCTTGCTAATGTTGCTGATGCCAAGTCTTTGGTTGTTCATCCTGCAACAACCACACACGGTCAGATGTCTGAGGAAGACTTGCTGGCCTGCGGTATTGAGCCGGAGCAAATCCGTTTGTCAATCGGCTTAGAAAATGTGAACGACCTCATTGAAGACCTGCGTCTGGCGCTTGAAAAAATTTAA